From the genome of Bacteroidia bacterium:
ATTTTCCAGGTTTCTGATCTCAGGGTCTTTGCCCAAATTTCCAATTAATAAGACTTTGTTTAGTGATCCCATAAAAAAATGATTTAAAATTAATGAGACAAAGGAAGATTGTTTTGTAATACCAAGTAGAAATAAATTCCTAATATATGTTATTTTTATCAGATGGATTTTTTTGTTTACTGGATGTTGACTTTTCGAAGAGGAAATTGGGAATTATAAAAAATGAATTTATATATTTAATTGATAATTAATTATTTGTAAATAAAATTTTCCTGGTTTTATTTGTTATGGATTTCATTTTAAGTAATTTGTTGACTAAGATGCAATATGAATTGCCTTGGTTAGATTCTTATTTTTTGTGGTTATTAACAGTTAATCATTTTGATTTTTCGCTTTTTGGGAGGTTTTTTATTTTAATGCGGGCCCCCTCGGCCTCCCAAAGCTTGACCAATACTACGGAAATGGTGCATCGGCTTTCGGGTCACGCTATCGGCTGTAGTCCTCGGCACACTTGGCTAGCGCCGCGTGGCCTGTGGGCTACCTGCCTCTATCGTTGCCCGAGGTGCAAGCCCATTCAACCGTCTCGCCTCCCTAGTTTTATCAAGCGCCTTTGCAAAGTCGGATGGTGCGGGGTTGGATTTTCACAGGTATTATAATCCAATAACTGGTTATAGAATGACAGCGGTATTTGCTAAGAGAAGGGAAGGTGCTTTGTGCAAGATTGATTGATTACGTTGATGTATGCAAAGCCCGACTATTCATGCCTAAAAAAAAATGCAAAGTCAATTTCAATACTGATTTGAAATACAAAAGGTTGGGGTTTGGTCCGGGTAGGGATAGAAGTGGAAAGCCCACAGACGGCCGTGGCGTTAGCCCGGGCGGCGAGGACTTGTAACGGATAGCCCGACCATTCGCCTTGATAATGAATGGATGAAAAATAAATTTCAAAGCGAATGGGACCCGCCTAATAATAAAACTGAACCGGAACTAAAGCCAAAAACTTTATTCCATTTCCAAAACCACCATCTTCTGAACTTTATATCTATTCCCTGATCTAAGTTGAACCTGGTAAATTCCCGGATATAAAGAATTGATATGGTAGTTTTTTCCGTTTTTAAATTCGTTCTCAGCCACCGAAGTACGGTAAATTAACTTGCCATGTAAATCGCTAATTTCTAAGGTTCCAGCTTGTTCAATACCTTGCCAAATCAAATTAAAATTGCCATTATTTGGGTTAGGTGCTAATACTCCGGGTTCTTCATGCTCGCTTCCAATACCTACCACCAAACCGGAAACTGTGTCAAAGTCGCAAATGGTGATGACTCCAAGCGAAAAGGAATCTGCGCAAAAATTCAAATGCGGAATGGAATCGTTTACAATGGTCAATACCGGACTGTAATTTCCTACCTGAGGAATACCGGCTACCACCACCTGAATGCGGTAAGTTCCCATAGGCAAACTATCGGAATGATAGAAGTATAAATTATTGAAACCCGCAACCAAATTAGCTTCTTCATACCGAACAGGTAAGTAATGTCCGGACGGTGTAGAATCTTTTTCAATTACCACGTCAATTAAAGGAATGGGGTCGTTTGATTCGGTTTTACCCAACAGGAAATTGTAGAAATAGATAAAACCACTTAAGGCTCCATCACCGTTTTGTAAATTGGGGTTAATTAAGTCGATGGAGTAGGAGAGGGAGTCACAGGTGTTTACCTGTATGGTATCGGCCTGCTGATATAAATAGGTGTTTCCGCTGAAAGTTGGTATGTAGTTTTCACCTGCAACAGCAGAAGTGTAAGTGGCATGTATAACGTAATTGCCTTCTGAAATAGGACCAAATTGGTAAAAAGCAGAATCGTTGGGTAAGGTAATTTGGAAAACATCTACGGTGTCCCAAGCTAAACTGTCTTGGTCTTCAACAGCCAATAAGCGAACAAGAATGGTGTCACTAATGCCCAATACCGGAAAATTACCTAAACCTCCATCCGTAATATAACCAGAGATGTATTGGTCGCAAGATGATAAACACGAGGTGCTGAAACTGGTAGTTCCATCAATTCCTGTTGCCCAGGCAGCATAAGAAAATGCAGGGTTATCAACCTGAATGCAACTTAAGCTTGAATTAATAGAAGCATCGAAATAGGTAATTGCCGGATTGTTTCCATTTTGAACATTTAATTCGGTGAGGGAATTGGAATGGCAATCAAGCTTCTCTAAAAGTGGAAAATTGGAAAAATCTAATTGTGTAAGTTGGTTCGCACTGCAATCTATCTTTTTTAGTTGATCCGATCCATTCAAATTAATAGTTTGTAAAAGATTGGACTGACAGTTTAGCTCCTGAAGGTAGGAGCGATTACTGAGGTCTAAATCGGTAAGTTGGTTATTAAAAATATCAACTTTTATTAAATTATTGCAGTGTGAAAGGTCTACTGAATAGGTATTGCAATAAGGCATATACAAGTATTTTAATGCAGTGTTGTTACTCAAATCCAAGCTAGCCAAAGAATAAGTCCAAATGGCTAAAGAATCTAGTTGGGTATTTTGACTTAAATCCAACGTTGAAAAAGTTCCACTGCAACTTAAACCTATTAAAGAGGTGTTATTGGTTAGGTCTATAGAACTGAAACTATTGTTCATTCCAAAGAAGAACTGCAAATTGCTTAGGTTGCTTAAGTCTAAAAAAGATAGAAAATTATGTTGAACATCAACCCGAATTAACTGACTATTATTGCTGAAATCTAAATTCTGAATGGAATTACTGGCCACCTTGAATAAAATTAAGTTAGGATTGGCGGC
Proteins encoded in this window:
- a CDS encoding T9SS type A sorting domain-containing protein, with translation MKRLVLLFFGMISIGATAQNVTIPDVNFKNALLADVSINTNSDGEISIAEAANFTGQLYLGNNNISDLTGIEAFTSISYLDVSSNNLTSLDLHLNTNLGNVVCSYNSISTLNLTGLSSLYNLECQYNQLSSLVLVSNTYLMALNCSNNLINELGLNNCNLLYFLDCSSNYLTELNVRNGNNTNVSEFNATNNPFLACITVDDVSYSTQNWTNIDANTSFSTGCTGTYVFIPDPNFKAALVNDATINNDQDLNISFSEAANATTIHATNKGIYDLTGLEAFTNLLFLYADSNHLTRANIAANPNLILFKVASNSIQNLDFSNNSQLIRVDVQHNFLSFLDLSNLSNLQFFFGMNNSFSSIDLTNNTSLIGLSCSGTFSTLDLSQNTQLDSLAIWTYSLASLDLSNNTALKYLYMPYCNTYSVDLSHCNNLIKVDIFNNQLTDLDLSNRSYLQELNCQSNLLQTINLNGSDQLKKIDCSANQLTQLDFSNFPLLEKLDCHSNSLTELNVQNGNNPAITYFDASINSSLSCIQVDNPAFSYAAWATGIDGTTSFSTSCLSSCDQYISGYITDGGLGNFPVLGISDTILVRLLAVEDQDSLAWDTVDVFQITLPNDSAFYQFGPISEGNYVIHATYTSAVAGENYIPTFSGNTYLYQQADTIQVNTCDSLSYSIDLINPNLQNGDGALSGFIYFYNFLLGKTESNDPIPLIDVVIEKDSTPSGHYLPVRYEEANLVAGFNNLYFYHSDSLPMGTYRIQVVVAGIPQVGNYSPVLTIVNDSIPHLNFCADSFSLGVITICDFDTVSGLVVGIGSEHEEPGVLAPNPNNGNFNLIWQGIEQAGTLEISDLHGKLIYRTSVAENEFKNGKNYHINSLYPGIYQVQLRSGNRYKVQKMVVLEME